From a region of the Hippopotamus amphibius kiboko isolate mHipAmp2 chromosome 3, mHipAmp2.hap2, whole genome shotgun sequence genome:
- the TIGD3 gene encoding tigger transposable element-derived protein 3 — MELCSKKKLHALSLAEKIQVLELLDESKMSQSEVARRFQVSQPQISRICKNKEKLLADWCSGTANRERKRKRESKYSGIDEALLCWYHIARAKAWDVTGPMLLHKAKELADIMGQDFVPSIGWLVRWKRRNNVGFGARHILAPPFPPEPPPPTPTPQAQLPLSLKDFSPEDVFGCAEVPLLFRAVPGTVGAWNRVQVLLCANSRGTEKRRVLVSGLQAAPRCFFGVSSEALPAFYHPDLAIPWSEWLAQFDQDMGRQSRQVALLLAARVVEESAGLPALCHVRLLPLPAASTTPSLPSSVVRAFKAHYRCRLLGKLAATQSVRAGTSLAEAGAGITVLDALHMAAAAWAKVPPQLIVGSFVQEGLAPGKTPAALDKASEMPPVPGGLSLEEFSRFVDLEGEEPVSGMCKEEAGTEDQEGGGEEGFEPLPTKTDALRALGTLRRWIECNGTAPELFENFYACEEEVERLCCL; from the coding sequence ATGGAGCTGTGCAGCAAGAAGAAGCTCCACGCCCTGTCCCTAGCCGAGAAGATCCAGGTGCTGGAACTCCTGGATGAGTCCAAGATGTCCCAGTCGGAAGTGGCCCGGCGCTTCCAGGTCTCCCAGCCCCAGATCTCCCGCATCTGCAAGAATAAGGAGAAGCTGCTGGCGGACTGGTGCAGCGGCACCGCCAACCGCGAGCGCAAGCGCAAGAGGGAGTCCAAGTACAGCGGGATCGACGAGGCTCTGCTCTGCTGGTACCACATTGCCCGGGCCAAGGCCTGGGACGTGACGGGGCCCATGCTGCTCCACAAAGCCAAGGAGCTGGCCGACATCATGGGCCAGGATTTTGTGCCCAGCATCGGCTGGTTGGTCCGCTGGAAACGCCGAAACAACGTGGGCTTCGGGGCCCGCCACATATTGGCGCCTCCGTTCCCCCCTGAGCCGCCTCCCCCGACTCCCACGCCCCAGGCCCAGCTGCCTCTTTCTCTTAAAGATTTCTCCCCAGAGGACGTTTTTGGCTGTGCCGAAGTGCCCTTGCTGTTTCGGGCAGTGCCCGGCACAGTGGGTGCGTGGAATCGGGTACAGGTGCTGCTGTGCGCCAACAGCAGGGGCACAGAGAAACGGCGGGTGTTGGTCAGTGGGCTCCAGGCTGCCCCAAGATGCTTTTTTGGGGTCAGCAGTGAGGCCCTGCCCGCCTTCTACCACCCTGACCTGGCCATCCCCTGGTCAGAGTGGTTGGCACAGTTTGATCAGGACATGGGGCGGCAGAGCCGACAGGTGGCCTTGCTGCTGGCTGCCCGAGTGGTGGAGGAGTCGGCAGGCCTGCCCGCGCTCTGCCACGTGAGGCTCTTGCCTCTGCCCGCTGCTAGCACCACGCCTTCCCTGCCCAGCTCCGTGGTCCGGGCCTTTAAGGCCCATTACCGGTGCCGTCTGTTGGGCAAGCTGGCTGCCACGCAGAGCGTGAGGGCCGGCACGTCGCTGGCTGAGGCCGGGGCAGGTATCACGGTGCTGGATGCTCTACACATGGCAGCCGCGGCCTGGGCCAAGGTGCCTCCCCAGCTCATTGTGGGCAGCTTCGTTCAGGAAGGGCTGGCGCCCGGCAAAACGCCCGCGGCTCTGGACAAAGCCTCGGAAATGCCGCCAGTCCCTGGTGGGCTGAGCCTCGAGGAGTTTTCCCGCTTTGTGGACCTGGAGGGTGAGGAGCCTGTGTCTGGAATGTGCAAAGAGGAGGCGGGCACTGAAGACCAGGAGGGGGGCGGAGAGGAAGGCTTCGAGCCCCTGCCCACCAAAACCGACGCCCTCCGGGCTCTGGGCACATTGAGGAGGTGGATTGAGTGCAATGGCACTGCCCCTGAGCTATTTGAAAATTTCTACGCCTGTGAGGAGGAGGTGGAGCGACTCTGCTGCCTGTGA
- the DPF2 gene encoding zinc finger protein ubi-d4 isoform X2: MAAVVENVVKLLGEQYYKDAMEQCHNYNARLCAERSVRLPFLDSQTGVAQSNCYIWMEKRHRGPGLASGQLYSYPARRWRKKRRAHPPEDPRLSFPAIKPDTDQTLKKEGLISQDGSSLEALLRTDPLEKRGAPDPRVDDDSLGEFPVTNSRARKRILEPDDFLDDLDDEDYEEDTPKRRGKGKSKGKGVGSARKKLDASILEDRDKPYACDICGKRYKNRPGLSYHYAHSHLAEEEGEDKEDSQPPTPVSQRSEEQKSKKGPDGLALPNNYCDFCLGDSKINKKTGQPEELVSCSDCGRSGHPSCLQFTPVMMAAVKTYRWQCIECKCCNICGTSENDDQLLFCDDCDRGYHMYCLTPSMSEPPEGSWSCHLCLDLLKEKASIYQNQNSS; this comes from the exons ATGGCGGCTGTGGTGGAAAATGTAGTGAAGCT CCTTGGGGAGCAGTATTACAAAGATGCCATGGAACAGTGCCACAATTACAACGCCCGCCTCTGTGCTGAGCGCAGCGTGCGCCTGCCTTTCTTGGACTCACAGACCGGAGTAGCCCAGAGCAACTGTTATATCTGGATGGAAAAGCGACACCGGGGTCCAG GATTGGCCTCTGGGCAACTGTACTCCTACCCTGCCCGGCGCTGGCGGAAAAAGCGGCGAGCCCACCCTCCTGAGGATCCGAGACTTTCTTTCCCAGCTATTAAACCAG ACACAGACCAGACCCTGAAGAAGGAGGGGCTGATTTCTCAGGACGGCAGTAGTTTAGAGGCTCTGTTGCGCACCGACCCCCTGGAGAAGCGAGGCGCCCCAGATCCCCGAGTTGATGATGACAGCCTGGGCGAGTTTCCTGTGACGAACAGTCGAGCACGGAAG CGGATCCTAGAACCGGATGACTTCCTGGATGACCTTGATGATGAGGACTATGAAGAAGACACTCCCAAGCGTCGGGGCAAGGGGAAGTCCAAG GGTAAAGGTGTGGGCAGTGCCCGTAAGAAGCTGGACGCTTCCATCCTGGAGGATCGGGACAAACCCTATGCCTGTGACA TTTGTGGAAAACGTTACAAGAACCGACCAGGCCTCAGTTACCACTATGCCCACTCCCACTTGGCCGAGGAGGAGGGCGAGGACAAGGAGGACTCGCAGCCTCCCACCCCGGTTTCCCAGAGGTCTGAGGAGCAGAAAT CCAAGAAGGGTCCCGATGGATTGGCCCTGCCCAACAACTACTGCGACTTCTGCCTGGGGGACTCCAAGATCAACAAGAAGACAGGACAGCCTGAGGAGCTGGTGTCCTGTTCTGACTGTGGCCGCTCAG GGCATCCGTCCTGCCTCCAGTTCACCCCCGTGATGatggcagcagtgaagacctaCCGCTGGCAGTGCATCGAGTGCAAGTGCTGCAACATCTGTGGCACCTCCGAGAACGAC GACCAGTTGCTCTTCTGTGACGACTGCGATCGTGGCTACCACATGTATTGTCTCACCCCGTCTATGTCTGAGCCTCCTGAAG GAAGTTGGAGCTGCCACTTGTGTCTGGACCTGTTGAAGGAAAAAGCTTCCATCTACCAGAATCAGAACTCCTCTTGA
- the CDC42EP2 gene encoding cdc42 effector protein 2: MSTKVPIYLKRGSRKGKKEKLRDLLSSDMISPPLGDFRHTIHIGSGGGSDMFGDISFLQGKFHLLPGTTVEEAEEDGGFELPFQFMRTATLCGRELPDGPSPLLKNAISLPVIGGPQALTLPAAQAPPKPPRLHLETPQPSPQPSPQEAGSVDIWRIPEAGSARSGLTPESGTEEPFLSHASSLLSLHVDLGPSILDDVLQIMDQDLGHLQIPT, from the coding sequence ATGTCCACCAAGGTGCCCATCTATCTGAAGCGAGGCAGCCGCAAGGGCAAGAAAGAGAAGCTGAGGGACCTGCTGTCCTCCGACATGATCAGCCCGCCGCTGGGGGACTTCCGCCACACCATTCACATTGGCAGCGGTGGCGGCAGTGACATGTTCGGTGACATTTCCTTCCTGCAAGGCAAGTTCCACCTCCTGCCGGGGACGACGGTCGAGGAGGCCGAGGAGGATGGTGGCTTTGAGCTGCCCTTCCAGTTCATGCGCACGGCCACCCTGTGCGGGCGGGAGCTCCCCGACGGGCCGTCCCCTCTGCTCAAAAACGCGATCTCCCTGCCGGTCATCGGCGGGCCCCAGGCCCTCACCCTGCCCGCAGCCCAGGCCCCACCCAAACCCCCTCGCCTGCACCTGGAGACCCCTCAGCCTtccccacagccctccccacAGGAGGCAGGGAGTGTGGACATCTGGAGGATTCCAGAGGCTGGCTCGGCCCGCAGTGGGCTGACCCCCGAGTCCGGGACGGAGGAGCCCTTCCTGTCGCACGCCAGCTCGCTGCTCTCCCTGCACGTGGACCTGGGGCCGTCCATCCTGGACGATGTCCTCCAGATCATGGACCAGGACCTGGGCCACTTGCAGATCCCCACATAG
- the DPF2 gene encoding zinc finger protein ubi-d4 isoform X1 has protein sequence MAAVVENVVKLLGEQYYKDAMEQCHNYNARLCAERSVRLPFLDSQTGVAQSNCYIWMEKRHRGPGLASGQLYSYPARRWRKKRRAHPPEDPRLSFPAIKPDTDQTLKKEGLISQDGSSLEALLRTDPLEKRGAPDPRVDDDSLGEFPVTNSRARKRILEPDDFLDDLDDEDYEEDTPKRRGKGKSKGKGVGSARKKLDASILEDRDKPYACDNSFKQKHTSKAPQRVCGKRYKNRPGLSYHYAHSHLAEEEGEDKEDSQPPTPVSQRSEEQKSKKGPDGLALPNNYCDFCLGDSKINKKTGQPEELVSCSDCGRSGHPSCLQFTPVMMAAVKTYRWQCIECKCCNICGTSENDDQLLFCDDCDRGYHMYCLTPSMSEPPEGSWSCHLCLDLLKEKASIYQNQNSS, from the exons ATGGCGGCTGTGGTGGAAAATGTAGTGAAGCT CCTTGGGGAGCAGTATTACAAAGATGCCATGGAACAGTGCCACAATTACAACGCCCGCCTCTGTGCTGAGCGCAGCGTGCGCCTGCCTTTCTTGGACTCACAGACCGGAGTAGCCCAGAGCAACTGTTATATCTGGATGGAAAAGCGACACCGGGGTCCAG GATTGGCCTCTGGGCAACTGTACTCCTACCCTGCCCGGCGCTGGCGGAAAAAGCGGCGAGCCCACCCTCCTGAGGATCCGAGACTTTCTTTCCCAGCTATTAAACCAG ACACAGACCAGACCCTGAAGAAGGAGGGGCTGATTTCTCAGGACGGCAGTAGTTTAGAGGCTCTGTTGCGCACCGACCCCCTGGAGAAGCGAGGCGCCCCAGATCCCCGAGTTGATGATGACAGCCTGGGCGAGTTTCCTGTGACGAACAGTCGAGCACGGAAG CGGATCCTAGAACCGGATGACTTCCTGGATGACCTTGATGATGAGGACTATGAAGAAGACACTCCCAAGCGTCGGGGCAAGGGGAAGTCCAAG GGTAAAGGTGTGGGCAGTGCCCGTAAGAAGCTGGACGCTTCCATCCTGGAGGATCGGGACAAACCCTATGCCTGTGACA atAGTTTCAAACAAAAGCATACCTCGAAAGCGCCCCAGAGAG TTTGTGGAAAACGTTACAAGAACCGACCAGGCCTCAGTTACCACTATGCCCACTCCCACTTGGCCGAGGAGGAGGGCGAGGACAAGGAGGACTCGCAGCCTCCCACCCCGGTTTCCCAGAGGTCTGAGGAGCAGAAAT CCAAGAAGGGTCCCGATGGATTGGCCCTGCCCAACAACTACTGCGACTTCTGCCTGGGGGACTCCAAGATCAACAAGAAGACAGGACAGCCTGAGGAGCTGGTGTCCTGTTCTGACTGTGGCCGCTCAG GGCATCCGTCCTGCCTCCAGTTCACCCCCGTGATGatggcagcagtgaagacctaCCGCTGGCAGTGCATCGAGTGCAAGTGCTGCAACATCTGTGGCACCTCCGAGAACGAC GACCAGTTGCTCTTCTGTGACGACTGCGATCGTGGCTACCACATGTATTGTCTCACCCCGTCTATGTCTGAGCCTCCTGAAG GAAGTTGGAGCTGCCACTTGTGTCTGGACCTGTTGAAGGAAAAAGCTTCCATCTACCAGAATCAGAACTCCTCTTGA